In a genomic window of Amblyomma americanum isolate KBUSLIRL-KWMA chromosome 4, ASM5285725v1, whole genome shotgun sequence:
- the LOC144129813 gene encoding beta-alanine transporter-like, with amino-acid sequence MLLIFPQKLAQVDLVTSECFDCGDMFGHGRFQHWIFILTAASVCAMHCHTLVFRLISDDVDHWCKKPRGEEVMPAASWRNVAIPIDPDGRFSRCTVYKHPDDLNDTQVVGCDEWDYDPERQSSTIVSYWDLVCDRQPLLAVAQVVYIAGALLFMSGVGLAADRLGRQPVLLSSVVVLLLATLGGCFALTYRTYILSRFLNSGCVATVTVLSSTLLFEVSTHRRRSLHLCAAMSAGILIAEGWFTVARLLRQLHWILLQIFMLLPTVLTLFVFTAAYESPRWCVAKKDMTRAEMIMLCAGKKNKFPLTATASMLGMLKEEFALSEARFQVTGGDVSGARELRHRAAPGGAGAAYVALP; translated from the exons ATGCTTCTGATATTTCCGCAGAAGCTGGCCCAGGTTGACCTGGTGACGAGCGAGTGCTTCGACTGCGGCGACATGTTCGGCCACGGTAGATTCCAGCACTGGATCTTCATTCTCACGGCGGCGTCCGTGTGCGCGATGCACTGCCACACACTCGTCTTCCGTCTCATCTCCGACGACGTCGACCACTGGTGCAAGAAGCCGCGGGGTGAAGAGGTGATGCCTGCTGCCTCCTGGAGGAATGTGGCGATCCCTATTGACCCCGATGGACGTTTCAGCCGGTGCACCGTCTACAAACACCCGGACGACCTTAACGACACGCAGGTTGTCGGCTGCGACGAGTGGGACTACGACCCGGAGAGGCAGAGCAGCACCATTGTGAGCTACTGGGACCTCGTCTGCGACAGGCAGCCGCTTCTTGCTGTGGCGCAGGTCGTCTACATTGCGGGTGCTCTGCTCTTCATGAGTGGCGTCGGACTCGCTGCGGACCGCTTGGGGCGACAACCCGTGCTCCTGTCGTCGGTGGTGGTCCTGCTGTTGGCTACACTGGGTGGTTGTTTCGCTCTGACGTACCGCACGTACATCCTCTCGAGGTTCCTCAACTCTGGCTGTGTCGCGACGGTCACGGTGCTCTCCTCCACGCTGCTCTTTGAGGTTTCGACTCACCGGCGCCGGAGCCTGCATCTATGTGCCGCCATGTCCGCGGGCATACTCATAGCGGAAGGGTGGTTCACCGTTGCACGGCTGCTGCGACAGCTGCACTGGATTCTTCTGCAGATCTTCATGCTCCTGCCGACAGTCCTCACGCTGTTCGTGTTCACTGCAGCGTACGAATCCCCGCGTTGGTGCGTTGCAAAAAAGGACATGACCAGGGCCGAAATGATCATGCTCTGTGCGGGTAAGAAGAACAAGTTCCCGCTGACCGCCACGGCTTCCATGCTGGGAATGCTTAAAGAGGAGTTTGCGCTCAGTGAGGCCCGCTTTCAGGTCACTGGAGGGGATGTGTCTGGGGCTCGTGAACTGCGACACC GTGCTGCCCCCGGTGGGGCTGGTGCGGCCTATGTTGCTCTTCCTTAG